A part of Anaerotignum faecicola genomic DNA contains:
- a CDS encoding electron transfer flavoprotein subunit alpha/FixB family protein, producing the protein MSKGIFVVMEQRYGKVQNVGLELVGEATRLKEDLKDDVVAVLLGHDIKGEVDKIFHYGADKVVLVDDPMLKDYVTEPYTKAVCEVIKAFDPEIMLFGASSIGRDVAPRVASRVKTGLVADTTGLRMAKTQEELDKEAAMGNATPERALLMTRPAFGGNIMATLMCPRTKPQMATVRPGVMKMIAKDETRKGELVEFKVDFTAADMNVEIVEAVKSDKKSVDLTEAKLIVSGGRGVGSAEGFDVIRDMADALGAEVGSSRACVDAGWIEKDRQVGQTGKTVRPDLYMACGISGAIQHVAGMENSELIIAINKNESAPIFEVADLGIVGDLKQILPKLADAVRKYKAAKANS; encoded by the coding sequence ATGAGCAAAGGTATTTTTGTAGTAATGGAACAGAGATACGGCAAGGTTCAGAACGTAGGTCTGGAACTTGTTGGTGAAGCTACAAGACTGAAAGAAGATCTGAAGGATGACGTAGTAGCAGTACTGCTGGGTCATGATATCAAAGGCGAAGTTGACAAAATCTTCCACTATGGTGCTGACAAGGTTGTCCTGGTTGACGATCCCATGCTGAAGGACTATGTAACAGAACCTTACACAAAGGCTGTTTGCGAAGTTATCAAAGCATTTGATCCCGAAATCATGCTGTTCGGTGCTTCTTCCATCGGTCGTGACGTTGCTCCCCGTGTAGCATCTCGTGTAAAAACAGGTCTGGTTGCAGATACAACAGGTCTGAGAATGGCTAAGACACAGGAAGAACTGGACAAGGAAGCAGCAATGGGTAACGCAACACCCGAAAGAGCTCTGCTGATGACTCGTCCCGCATTCGGTGGTAACATCATGGCAACACTGATGTGCCCCAGAACAAAACCTCAGATGGCAACTGTACGTCCCGGCGTTATGAAAATGATCGCAAAGGACGAAACAAGAAAAGGCGAACTGGTTGAATTCAAGGTAGATTTCACAGCAGCAGACATGAACGTTGAAATCGTTGAAGCTGTTAAATCCGACAAGAAATCCGTTGACCTGACAGAAGCAAAACTGATTGTTTCCGGTGGTCGTGGTGTTGGTTCCGCAGAAGGCTTTGATGTAATCAGAGATATGGCTGATGCACTGGGCGCAGAAGTTGGTTCTTCCAGAGCATGTGTAGACGCTGGCTGGATTGAAAAAGACAGACAGGTTGGTCAGACAGGTAAGACAGTACGTCCCGACCTGTACATGGCATGCGGTATTTCCGGTGCTATCCAGCACGTTGCAGGTATGGAAAACTCTGAACTGATCATCGCTATCAACAAGAACGAATCCGCTCCTATTTTCGAAGTAGCTGACCTGGGTATCGTTGGCGATCTGAAGCAGATCCTGCCTAAACTGGCTGACGCTGTAAGAAAATACAAAGCAGCAAAAGCAAACAGCTAA
- a CDS encoding electron transfer flavoprotein subunit beta/FixA family protein — protein MKILVCIKQVPDTVEVKIDPKTGTLIRDGVPSIINHDDKTGIEAALRIKEQLGGTVTVVSMGPPQADVALREALAMGCDDAYLVSAREFGGSDTYATSGIIAAALKHIGYDLIITGRQAIDGDTAQVGPQIAEKLHLAQVSYVEEVVEAAEDHVVVKRQFEDGYHIVKVKTPCLLTAIAELAEPRYMSIGGVFDAYQKEIKVLGFEDLKDDLELDMIGLKGSPTNVFKSFTKEVKGAGTILNGLTPEEAVDAIVKKLEEKFII, from the coding sequence ATGAAGATTTTAGTTTGTATCAAACAGGTTCCCGATACAGTTGAAGTAAAGATTGACCCCAAAACAGGCACACTGATTCGTGACGGTGTACCCTCTATCATCAACCATGACGACAAGACAGGTATCGAAGCTGCACTGAGAATCAAAGAACAGCTGGGCGGCACAGTAACAGTTGTTTCCATGGGCCCCCCTCAGGCAGACGTTGCACTGAGAGAAGCACTGGCTATGGGTTGTGATGATGCTTACCTGGTATCCGCAAGAGAATTCGGTGGTTCCGATACTTATGCTACATCCGGCATCATTGCAGCAGCGCTGAAGCACATCGGCTATGATCTGATCATCACAGGTCGTCAGGCTATCGACGGTGACACAGCTCAGGTTGGTCCCCAGATTGCTGAGAAGCTGCACCTGGCTCAGGTTTCCTATGTAGAAGAAGTTGTAGAAGCAGCAGAAGATCATGTTGTTGTAAAGAGACAGTTTGAAGATGGTTACCACATCGTAAAGGTAAAAACACCCTGCCTGCTGACAGCTATCGCTGAGCTGGCAGAACCCAGATATATGTCCATCGGCGGCGTTTTCGATGCATACCAGAAAGAAATCAAGGTTCTGGGCTTTGAAGACCTGAAGGACGACCTGGAACTGGATATGATTGGTCTGAAGGGTTCCCCTACAAACGTATTCAAATCCTTCACAAAAGAAGTGAAGGGCGCAGGTACCATTCTGAATGGTTTGACACCCGAAGAAGCGGTTGATGCAATCGTGAAGAAGCTGGAAGAAAAATTCATTATCTGA
- a CDS encoding acyl-CoA dehydrogenase, whose translation MEFGYSKEQVLLREMYKKFAETEIKPLAEELDEEERFPVESIPKLARYGFMGIPFPKEYGGAGGNYLTYAMAVEELGKVCATTAVIVSAHTSLCAGPIYYFGTEEQKQKYLVPLAKGEKIGAFGLTEPSAGTDSSMQQTTAVLDGDEYVLNGTKVFITNAGYADIYVVIAMTDKSKGNKGISAFIVEKGTPGFSVGKKERKMGIRGSATCDLIFENCRIPKENILGKEGQGFKIAMQTLDGGRIGIASQALGIMQGAIDECVKYVMERRQFGKKIGQFQNTQFELADMATKAEAAKLLVYEAAATKDAGKPYSHLSAMCKYFAGSTASDITRRCLQLFGGYGYTRDYPVERMMRDAKITEIYEGTSEVQKMVISSWMKLK comes from the coding sequence ATGGAATTCGGATATTCTAAGGAGCAGGTACTGCTGAGAGAAATGTACAAGAAATTCGCTGAAACGGAAATCAAACCTCTGGCAGAAGAACTTGACGAAGAAGAAAGATTCCCCGTAGAAAGCATTCCCAAACTTGCTAGATACGGTTTTATGGGCATTCCCTTCCCTAAGGAATACGGCGGCGCAGGCGGCAACTATCTGACATACGCAATGGCAGTTGAAGAACTGGGTAAGGTATGCGCGACTACAGCAGTTATCGTTTCCGCTCACACATCTCTGTGTGCAGGTCCTATCTATTACTTCGGTACAGAAGAACAGAAACAGAAATATCTGGTACCCCTGGCAAAGGGCGAAAAAATCGGTGCATTCGGCCTGACAGAGCCCAGTGCAGGTACAGACTCCTCCATGCAGCAGACAACAGCTGTTCTGGATGGTGACGAATATGTTCTGAACGGTACAAAGGTATTTATCACAAACGCAGGCTACGCTGATATTTATGTAGTTATCGCTATGACAGATAAATCTAAAGGCAATAAGGGCATTTCTGCTTTCATCGTAGAAAAAGGCACACCCGGCTTCTCCGTTGGTAAGAAGGAAAGAAAAATGGGTATTCGCGGTTCTGCAACCTGCGATCTGATTTTTGAAAACTGCAGAATCCCCAAGGAAAACATCCTGGGCAAAGAAGGTCAGGGCTTCAAGATTGCAATGCAGACACTGGATGGCGGCCGTATCGGTATCGCTTCTCAGGCTCTGGGTATCATGCAGGGTGCAATCGATGAATGTGTGAAATATGTAATGGAAAGAAGACAGTTCGGCAAGAAGATCGGTCAGTTCCAGAATACACAGTTCGAGCTGGCAGATATGGCTACAAAAGCAGAGGCTGCAAAGCTGCTGGTTTATGAAGCAGCGGCAACAAAGGATGCAGGCAAGCCTTACAGCCATCTGTCTGCAATGTGCAAATACTTTGCCGGCTCTACAGCAAGCGATATCACAAGAAGATGCCTGCAGCTGTTCGGTGGCTATGGTTATACAAGAGACTACCCCGTAGAAAGAATGATGCGTGACGCGAAGATCACAGAAATCTACGAAGGTACATCTGAAGTTCAGAAGATGGTTATCTCCAGCTGGATGAAACTGAAATAA
- a CDS encoding iron-containing alcohol dehydrogenase family protein yields MANNTVFFPGYSAGENAYKEIDKVCSPYGTKAVVISDEISINATKKYLDEATQDGIVKIDYILFPGEASFEAVEDLEQNEIVKNADMIFCLGGGKAIDTGKLLAHRMNKPYFTFPTIASTCACNSALGIYYYPNHEFRTFFRVDRPPVHIFISTKVIAEAPAAFLWAGIGDGMSKETEVRFSARGREHELTLEEQAGVALAACCTEPLLKYGVQAMEDCRNNRASKAIEEVALNIFINTGMVSNMVDSAKYNTSLAHAFFNASTTLPQIEARHKHGEVVSYGTLLLLTLDKQYDKLERFFDFYKGMELPTKLADLEIEVDELDPVLELAVQRYDLDVVPYEITPAMIKDAILELEEYNKKRA; encoded by the coding sequence ATGGCAAACAATACTGTATTTTTCCCCGGCTATTCCGCAGGTGAAAATGCTTACAAGGAAATCGACAAGGTATGCTCTCCCTATGGTACAAAGGCTGTTGTTATCAGTGATGAAATTTCTATCAACGCAACAAAGAAATATCTGGATGAAGCAACACAGGACGGTATTGTAAAGATTGATTATATCCTGTTCCCCGGTGAAGCATCCTTCGAGGCTGTAGAAGACCTGGAACAGAATGAAATTGTGAAAAATGCAGATATGATTTTCTGTCTGGGCGGCGGCAAGGCCATTGATACGGGTAAGCTGCTGGCTCACAGAATGAATAAGCCTTACTTCACATTCCCCACTATTGCATCTACATGCGCTTGTAACTCCGCGCTGGGAATTTACTACTACCCCAACCACGAGTTCCGCACCTTCTTCCGCGTGGACAGACCCCCCGTACATATCTTCATCTCTACAAAGGTTATCGCAGAAGCACCCGCTGCATTCCTGTGGGCAGGCATCGGCGATGGCATGAGTAAGGAAACAGAGGTAAGATTCTCTGCAAGAGGCAGAGAGCACGAGCTGACACTGGAGGAACAGGCAGGCGTTGCACTGGCAGCATGCTGCACAGAGCCTCTGCTGAAATATGGCGTACAGGCAATGGAGGACTGCAGAAACAACCGTGCATCCAAGGCAATCGAAGAGGTTGCACTGAACATCTTCATCAACACAGGTATGGTTTCCAACATGGTTGACTCTGCAAAATACAACACATCCTTGGCACACGCTTTCTTCAACGCAAGCACAACACTGCCTCAGATTGAAGCAAGACACAAACACGGTGAGGTTGTTTCCTACGGCACACTGCTGCTGCTGACACTGGATAAGCAGTATGACAAGCTGGAAAGATTCTTCGACTTCTACAAAGGCATGGAGCTGCCTACAAAGCTGGCTGACCTGGAAATCGAGGTTGACGAGTTGGATCCCGTACTGGAGCTGGCAGTACAGAGATATGACCTGGATGTGGTTCCTTACGAAATCACACCTGCTATGATTAAGGATGCAATTCTGGAATTAGAAGAATATAACAAAAAAAGAGCATAA
- the thpR gene encoding RNA 2',3'-cyclic phosphodiesterase: protein MRTFIAIELEEETKAQLAEVQAEAEKLCRRGNYTPKENFHLTLHFLGEVQEEDLDYLHEAIYETARRNRPFTMTIDKIGFFPRGNKGILWAGIERSNHLQRLFSTLEKSLEQQGFARERKGLSPHITLGREVESQRNFTDVQRGVRVEPMRVSVRSISLMESVRRGARLMYVPVFRQNLIGK from the coding sequence TTGCGTACATTTATTGCGATTGAACTGGAGGAGGAAACCAAAGCACAGCTGGCAGAGGTGCAGGCAGAAGCAGAGAAGCTTTGCCGCAGGGGGAATTATACACCGAAGGAGAACTTTCATCTGACGCTGCATTTTCTGGGAGAGGTGCAGGAGGAGGATCTGGATTATCTGCATGAGGCAATTTACGAAACGGCACGCCGCAATCGTCCTTTCACGATGACGATAGATAAAATCGGCTTTTTTCCGAGAGGGAACAAGGGGATTTTATGGGCAGGGATTGAAAGAAGCAATCATCTGCAAAGATTGTTCAGCACGCTGGAAAAATCTCTGGAGCAGCAGGGCTTTGCGAGGGAGAGAAAGGGACTCAGCCCGCATATCACCCTTGGCAGAGAGGTGGAGTCACAGCGGAATTTTACTGACGTGCAGAGGGGTGTTCGGGTGGAGCCGATGCGTGTTTCTGTGAGAAGCATTTCGCTGATGGAAAGTGTCAGAAGGGGTGCAAGGTTGATGTATGTGCCTGTTTTCAGACAGAATTTAATCGGAAAATGA
- the tkt gene encoding transketolase, with protein sequence MNNMDNLTINTLRFLAAEAIQKAKSGHPGLPLGAAPAAYTLWAKELKANPANPNWDDRDRFILSAGHGSALLYSLLHVFGYGLTIEDLKNFRQRNSLTPGHPEYKHTTGVEVTTGPLGQGIANAVGMALAESHLAAKFNTPEFKVVDHYTYALCGDGCLQEGVASEAASLAGTMGLNKIIVLYDSNHITIEGDTATAFAEDVLKRFEAYGWDTQEVADGNDVDAIQAAIAAAKKSDKPSIIKIETKIGYGAPNKQGKASAHGEPLGEEEIKLTKENLGWPYADKEFFVPEEVKAHVAAITAEGAKAEAEWNEMFRAYAEKYPELAKEYAQWHSDELAADLLNDEDFWKNEGDLATRAASEKVLQKVAKVVPNLFGGSADLAPSNKSQMKDREYYSKENPAGSNVHFGIREFAMTAIANGMSVHGGVRPYIAGFFVFADYMKAGLRMEALMGLPVISILTHDSIGVGEDGPTHQPIEHLAMLRSLPNYNVFRPCDTRETAAAWYNALHSKATPTALILSRQNLPALEGTGKDALKGAYVLKDCAGTPDVLLMASGSEVELIYKAADELAAKGVKARVISMPCWEVFEAQDAAYKESVLPKNVRARLAVEAAADFGWQRYIGLDGDIICMNGFGASAPAGLLFKDFGFTVENVVEKALALVK encoded by the coding sequence ATGAATAATATGGACAACCTGACAATCAATACCCTGCGTTTTCTGGCGGCAGAGGCTATCCAGAAGGCAAAAAGCGGTCACCCCGGTCTGCCCCTTGGTGCGGCACCTGCGGCATATACCCTGTGGGCAAAGGAGCTGAAAGCAAACCCTGCAAACCCCAACTGGGATGACAGAGACAGATTTATTCTTTCCGCAGGACACGGCTCTGCACTGCTGTATTCCCTGCTGCATGTGTTTGGCTATGGGCTGACGATTGAGGATCTGAAAAACTTCCGTCAGAGAAATTCCCTGACACCCGGCCACCCCGAATATAAGCATACAACAGGGGTTGAGGTGACAACAGGCCCTCTGGGACAGGGCATTGCCAATGCGGTTGGTATGGCACTGGCAGAAAGCCATCTGGCTGCAAAATTCAACACACCCGAATTCAAGGTGGTAGACCATTACACATACGCACTCTGCGGTGATGGCTGCTTGCAGGAGGGCGTTGCCTCCGAGGCGGCTTCTCTGGCAGGGACAATGGGTCTGAATAAGATTATCGTACTGTATGACAGCAACCATATTACGATTGAAGGCGATACAGCAACCGCATTTGCCGAGGATGTGCTGAAGCGCTTTGAGGCTTACGGCTGGGACACACAGGAGGTTGCGGACGGCAATGATGTTGACGCAATTCAGGCAGCGATTGCGGCAGCGAAGAAATCCGACAAGCCCTCCATCATCAAGATTGAAACAAAAATCGGCTACGGCGCACCCAATAAGCAGGGCAAGGCTTCTGCGCACGGCGAGCCTTTGGGCGAGGAAGAAATTAAGCTGACAAAGGAAAACCTGGGCTGGCCCTATGCCGACAAGGAATTCTTTGTTCCTGAAGAGGTGAAGGCGCACGTTGCGGCAATCACGGCAGAGGGTGCAAAGGCGGAAGCAGAATGGAATGAAATGTTCCGCGCGTATGCAGAAAAATATCCCGAACTGGCGAAGGAATATGCACAGTGGCACAGCGACGAGCTGGCGGCTGATTTGCTCAATGACGAGGACTTCTGGAAGAACGAGGGCGACCTTGCAACCAGAGCGGCATCCGAGAAGGTATTGCAGAAGGTGGCAAAGGTAGTGCCGAACTTGTTTGGCGGCTCTGCTGACCTCGCACCCTCCAATAAATCTCAGATGAAGGACAGAGAATATTACAGCAAGGAAAACCCCGCAGGCTCTAATGTGCATTTCGGTATCCGCGAATTTGCGATGACAGCAATCGCAAACGGTATGTCTGTGCATGGGGGCGTAAGACCTTATATTGCAGGCTTCTTTGTATTCGCAGACTATATGAAGGCGGGGCTGAGAATGGAAGCACTGATGGGCTTGCCCGTAATCAGTATTCTGACACATGACAGCATCGGCGTTGGCGAGGATGGCCCTACTCATCAGCCCATTGAGCATCTGGCAATGCTGCGCAGCCTGCCCAATTACAATGTATTCCGTCCCTGTGATACAAGAGAAACCGCGGCGGCTTGGTATAATGCACTGCACAGCAAAGCAACACCTACCGCACTGATTCTTTCCAGACAGAATCTGCCTGCACTGGAAGGCACAGGCAAGGACGCACTGAAGGGTGCGTATGTGCTGAAGGATTGCGCGGGTACACCTGATGTTCTGCTGATGGCATCCGGTTCCGAGGTGGAGCTGATTTACAAGGCGGCAGACGAGCTGGCGGCAAAGGGCGTAAAGGCAAGAGTCATCTCCATGCCCTGCTGGGAGGTATTTGAAGCACAGGATGCGGCGTATAAGGAAAGCGTACTGCCCAAGAATGTGCGCGCAAGACTGGCTGTGGAAGCGGCGGCTGACTTCGGCTGGCAGAGATATATTGGTTTGGATGGCGACATCATCTGCATGAACGGCTTCGGTGCATCTGCACCCGCAGGCTTATTGTTCAAGGACTTTGGCTTTACGGTAGAAAACGTAGTAGAGAAGGCGTTGGCACTGGTAAAATAA
- the fsa gene encoding fructose-6-phosphate aldolase, producing MKMFIDTANVDHIREANDLGVICGVTTNPSLIAKEGRDFVEVVKEITTIVDGPISAEVISLDHEGMVKEARELVKIHKNIVIKIPMTLEGLKAVKILAAEGVKTNVTLIFSATQALMAARAGATYVSPFLGRVDDIGSVGMTLIEEIVDIFDIHGIETEIIAASIRNPLHVIDAARAGCHIATIPYNVLIQMAKHPLTDIGIERFLKDWESVPKK from the coding sequence ATGAAAATGTTCATTGACACAGCCAATGTTGACCACATCAGAGAGGCAAACGATCTGGGCGTAATCTGCGGCGTTACCACAAACCCTTCCCTGATTGCAAAGGAAGGCAGAGATTTCGTTGAGGTGGTAAAGGAAATCACAACCATCGTAGACGGTCCCATCAGCGCAGAGGTGATCAGCCTTGACCACGAGGGCATGGTAAAGGAAGCAAGAGAGCTGGTGAAAATTCATAAGAATATCGTTATCAAAATTCCTATGACACTGGAGGGCCTGAAGGCGGTTAAGATTCTGGCGGCAGAGGGCGTAAAGACAAACGTGACACTGATTTTCTCCGCTACACAGGCACTGATGGCGGCAAGAGCAGGCGCAACCTATGTTAGCCCCTTCCTGGGCAGAGTAGACGATATTGGCTCTGTCGGGATGACACTGATCGAAGAAATCGTTGATATTTTTGATATCCACGGCATTGAAACAGAAATTATCGCGGCATCCATCCGCAACCCCCTGCATGTAATCGATGCGGCAAGAGCAGGCTGCCATATCGCAACCATCCCTTATAACGTGCTGATTCAGATGGCAAAGCACCCTCTGACAGATATCGGTATCGAAAGATTTCTGAAGGACTGGGAATCCGTACCCAAGAAATAA
- the thrC gene encoding threonine synthase: MALTYIGTRDRSIKATASEAILRGICPDGGLYIPEEIPKMEKSLEELGRLDYRELAYEVLSKFLDFTEEELKACIRGAYDEKFDTPEIVPVVKKGDALFLELFHGRTLAFKDMALSILPYLMKTAAKKNGLDKEIVILTATSGDTGKAALEGFANVEGTRIMVFFPEDGVSPVQKLQMNTQEGANTCVVGIKGNFDDAQSAVKSIFTDKELEQELAAKGFQFSSANSINIGRLVPQIVYYFWAYLQAVRMGEIKNGEELNFTVPTGNFGDILAGWYAMQMGLPVGHFVCASNDNKVLYDFFRTGEYNKNRAFHVTVSPSMDILISSNLERLLAHMGGQAATKAEMESLNKTGVYHAEVTEKKISGEYATEAETFAAIKDFYEKTGYVMDTHTAVAYAAYQKYKAESGDDKPMVIVSTASPYKFTKDVMTALDAKYKDGDAFALQADLERISGVAVPAPIVGLAHRPILHKNVCEKNEIKEVVKNWLK, encoded by the coding sequence ATGGCATTGACATATATCGGTACAAGAGACAGAAGCATCAAGGCAACAGCGTCCGAGGCGATTCTGCGGGGGATTTGTCCCGATGGGGGGCTGTATATTCCGGAGGAGATTCCCAAAATGGAGAAATCCTTGGAGGAACTGGGAAGGCTGGACTATCGGGAGCTGGCGTATGAGGTGTTGAGCAAATTTCTGGACTTTACGGAGGAGGAGCTGAAGGCGTGCATCAGGGGGGCGTATGATGAGAAATTCGATACACCTGAGATTGTGCCTGTGGTGAAAAAGGGCGATGCACTGTTTTTGGAATTATTCCACGGGAGAACACTGGCATTTAAGGATATGGCACTTTCTATACTGCCCTATCTGATGAAAACTGCGGCGAAAAAGAACGGTCTGGATAAGGAGATTGTGATTCTGACTGCGACAAGCGGTGACACAGGCAAGGCGGCACTGGAGGGCTTTGCGAACGTGGAGGGTACAAGAATTATGGTATTCTTCCCGGAGGATGGGGTCAGCCCCGTGCAGAAGCTGCAGATGAATACGCAGGAGGGCGCGAATACCTGCGTGGTCGGCATTAAGGGGAACTTTGATGATGCGCAGTCTGCGGTAAAGAGCATTTTTACGGATAAGGAGCTGGAGCAGGAGCTGGCGGCGAAGGGATTCCAATTTTCTTCGGCGAACTCCATCAACATCGGCAGACTGGTGCCGCAGATTGTTTACTATTTCTGGGCATATTTGCAGGCGGTACGCATGGGCGAAATCAAAAACGGCGAGGAGCTGAATTTCACTGTACCGACAGGGAACTTCGGGGATATTCTTGCAGGCTGGTATGCGATGCAGATGGGGCTGCCCGTAGGACACTTCGTTTGTGCATCCAATGACAATAAGGTGCTGTACGATTTCTTCCGCACAGGCGAATATAACAAAAACAGAGCCTTCCATGTAACGGTTTCTCCCTCTATGGATATTTTGATTTCCAGCAATCTGGAGCGTCTGCTGGCACACATGGGCGGACAGGCCGCGACAAAGGCGGAAATGGAAAGCCTGAATAAAACAGGGGTATATCATGCGGAGGTAACAGAAAAGAAAATCAGCGGCGAATATGCAACAGAGGCGGAAACCTTTGCGGCAATTAAGGATTTCTACGAAAAAACAGGCTATGTGATGGATACGCATACGGCGGTTGCCTATGCGGCATATCAGAAATATAAGGCGGAGAGCGGCGACGATAAGCCGATGGTGATTGTTTCCACCGCAAGCCCGTATAAATTCACAAAGGACGTAATGACAGCACTGGATGCGAAATACAAGGATGGGGATGCCTTTGCATTGCAGGCGGATTTGGAGAGAATCAGCGGTGTGGCTGTGCCTGCACCCATTGTGGGCTTGGCGCATAGACCGATTCTGCATAAGAACGTCTGCGAGAAAAATGAAATCAAGGAAGTTGTGAAAAACTGGCTGAAATAA
- a CDS encoding RsmF rRNA methyltransferase first C-terminal domain-containing protein, whose product MKLPLKYTETMKALLGEEYDAYLASFDEERFYGLRVNTLKLSAEEMAARGVFSLRPVPWCETGFYYDGAERPAKHPYYHAGLYYLQEPSAMSPAATLPIGEGDRVLDLCAAPGGKTTQLGARLGGTGLLVANDISAGRAKTLLKNVELAGIRNAIVMSETPERIAERLPHFFDKILVDAPCSGEGMFRKEPDMVKSWDAEMLAFCRSEQAKILEACAPMLKAGGMLLYSTCTFSPEENEKSIGNFLERHPEFELMPIAKKNGFAEGLAPYTDCARLYPHRLKGEGHFLALLRKKEAAEGKAIPAESGGWTKEMDAFGDFAKEVLQEKPKGIYKIYGEGLYLLPEGTPKLEKLRVLRTGWMLGTLKKGRFEPSQAFAMGLRKEEVKHTADFSLEDERVIRYLKGETVEAEGKDGWTLVCVDGFPLGWAKRQKGRLKNKYAVSWKWE is encoded by the coding sequence ATGAAGCTACCTTTAAAATATACCGAAACAATGAAAGCACTTCTGGGGGAGGAATATGACGCATATCTCGCCTCTTTTGACGAGGAGCGATTTTACGGACTGCGCGTGAACACGCTGAAGCTTTCCGCAGAGGAAATGGCGGCGAGGGGAGTATTTTCTCTTAGACCTGTGCCGTGGTGCGAAACGGGATTTTATTATGACGGGGCAGAACGCCCTGCCAAGCATCCGTATTACCATGCAGGGCTGTATTATTTGCAGGAGCCAAGCGCCATGAGCCCTGCGGCGACGCTGCCGATTGGGGAAGGAGACAGGGTGCTTGACCTTTGCGCCGCACCGGGCGGAAAAACCACACAGCTTGGCGCAAGACTGGGCGGAACGGGACTTCTGGTTGCGAATGACATCAGCGCAGGCAGGGCGAAAACGCTTCTGAAAAATGTGGAGCTTGCGGGAATACGCAATGCGATTGTGATGAGCGAAACGCCGGAGCGGATTGCGGAGCGGCTGCCGCATTTTTTTGATAAGATTCTGGTGGATGCGCCTTGCAGCGGCGAGGGAATGTTCCGTAAGGAGCCGGATATGGTGAAAAGCTGGGATGCGGAGATGCTTGCGTTTTGTCGCAGTGAGCAGGCGAAGATTCTGGAGGCATGCGCACCGATGCTCAAGGCAGGCGGGATGCTCCTTTATTCCACCTGTACCTTTTCGCCGGAGGAAAACGAAAAAAGCATTGGCAATTTTCTGGAACGCCATCCCGAATTTGAGCTGATGCCGATTGCAAAGAAAAACGGCTTTGCGGAAGGGCTTGCACCGTATACGGACTGCGCCAGACTCTATCCGCACAGGCTGAAGGGCGAGGGACATTTTCTGGCACTGCTGCGGAAGAAGGAGGCGGCAGAGGGCAAGGCGATTCCTGCGGAAAGTGGCGGATGGACAAAGGAAATGGATGCCTTTGGGGACTTTGCAAAGGAGGTTTTGCAGGAGAAGCCGAAGGGAATTTATAAAATTTACGGCGAGGGGCTGTATCTTCTGCCGGAAGGGACACCGAAGCTGGAAAAGCTGCGCGTACTGCGGACGGGATGGATGCTTGGAACGCTGAAAAAGGGGCGGTTTGAGCCTTCGCAGGCATTTGCAATGGGACTGCGTAAGGAAGAAGTGAAGCATACGGCGGATTTTTCTCTGGAGGATGAACGGGTGATTCGATATTTGAAGGGGGAAACGGTTGAGGCGGAAGGCAAGGATGGCTGGACACTGGTTTGCGTGGACGGGTTTCCGCTTGGCTGGGCAAAACGGCAGAAGGGACGCTTGAAGAATAAATACGCTGTCAGCTGGAAATGGGAATAA
- a CDS encoding flavin reductase family protein — protein sequence MGKDIWKPGTVIYPVPAVMVSCGTMEQKNIITVAWTGTVNSDPAMTYVSIRPSRHSYNIIKETGEFVINLVTERLAYACDFCGVRSGRDLDKFEAMHLTAKKGEKVNAPIIYESPVNIECKVKEIIPLGTHDMFLAEVVSVQVSDEYLDETGKFHFDRAKPICYSHGAYYGLGRKIGTFGYSVRKKEETKPVKKPEKKPAKGKTKKSSVKKKSKKK from the coding sequence ATGGGAAAAGATATCTGGAAACCGGGGACTGTCATTTATCCTGTCCCTGCCGTTATGGTCTCCTGCGGCACAATGGAGCAGAAAAATATCATCACCGTAGCATGGACAGGCACTGTCAACAGCGACCCTGCCATGACCTACGTTTCCATCCGTCCGAGCCGCCATTCCTACAATATCATCAAGGAAACGGGCGAATTTGTCATCAATCTGGTTACGGAAAGGCTAGCGTATGCCTGCGATTTCTGCGGCGTGCGCAGCGGCAGAGATTTGGATAAATTTGAAGCCATGCACCTCACCGCAAAGAAGGGCGAAAAGGTCAATGCACCCATCATTTATGAAAGCCCTGTAAATATCGAATGTAAGGTAAAGGAAATTATCCCCCTCGGCACGCATGATATGTTCCTCGCGGAGGTTGTTTCCGTGCAGGTCAGCGATGAATATTTAGATGAAACAGGCAAGTTCCATTTCGACCGTGCAAAGCCTATCTGCTACTCGCATGGCGCGTATTACGGTCTGGGCAGAAAAATCGGCACCTTCGGCTATTCCGTCCGCAAAAAAGAGGAAACCAAACCCGTCAAAAAACCCGAAAAAAAGCCTGCAAAGGGCAAAACGAAAAAATCATCCGTAAAGAAAAAATCAAAGAAAAAATAA